One region of Oryza sativa Japonica Group chromosome 10, ASM3414082v1 genomic DNA includes:
- the LOC107279087 gene encoding uncharacterized protein, which produces MVFGDYIRRRIAPLQERSRGAWEYTGPNDPMRTHVGERWDWGEEDAKMVLVLGLDSAKQTLIPDGILPLYCDRDRESILAVMSVVGAGRSRSSRGGASGSAVGAGGGGATAGGSRTSGPGGGGSRAPDSSRGPGDDLVGDPKGKRKVPESRPPSPPRGGGTEHAADHPPAGHKRPAGPEVGRKKKRVRKIGQTEPSRGSFIETPKWTFNRPPRSEIPSQGVSGSEPSWGTKSERSERSGPGQSKAAGSSQPRSGTHRPHTGPGPERPSAGTRLAAGNGSGDVPPGGGCETRVHAERHPGSGGEGGRSSGAEAGGDPEPEVEVKAGGGPESEVKVEVGGGPEPEVEVEAARLAPQFTFGLASDEESGSGGDDDNVGDEDWDDVVSGAGLGGLGTP; this is translated from the exons ATGGTCTTTGGCGATTAcatccgccgccgcatcgcaccTCTCCAGGAACGATCCCGTGGCGCGTGGGAATACACTGGTCCCAACGACCCCATGCGCACGCATGTGGGCGAGCGCTGGGACTGGGGGGAGGAGGACGCAAAGATGGTGCTGGTGCTGGGCCTGGACTCCGCCAAGCAAACGCTAATCCCAGATGGGATCCTCCCCCTCTACTGCGACCGCGACCGGGAGAGCATCCTGGCCGTGATGTCAGTTGTTGGCGCCGGTAGGAGCCGGTCCAGCCGAGGCGGCGCCAGCGGTAGCGCCGTtggcgcgggtggcggcggcgcgactgCGGGTGGGAGCCGGACAAGCGGTCCAGGCGGTGGTGGCTCAAGGGCGCCCGACTCGAGCCGCGGACCTGGAGACGACTTGGTCGGCGACCCAAAGGGGAAGCGGAAGGTGCCCGAatcccggccgccctctcccccgcgtgGAGGGGGCACCGAGCACGCGGCAGATCATCCGCCAGCGGGCCACAAGCGCCCTGCCGGGCCCGAGGTCGGACGGAAGAAGAAACGGGTCCGAAAGATAGGGCAAACGGAGCCGAGCCGAGGGAGCTTCATCGAGACCCCGAAGTGGACTTTCAACCGCCCTCCCCGTAG CGAGATTCCTTCTCAGGGGGTCTCAGGGTCGGAGCCTTCGTGGGGGACGAAATCCGAACGATCGGAACGGTCCGGGCCCGGCCAATCCAAGGCCGCGGGGTCTTCGCAGCCTCGCAGTGGGACCCACAGGCCACATACCGGGCCTGGTCCCGAGCGACCCTCAGCCGGGACTCGACTTGCTGCGGGCAACGGTAGCGGCGACGTTCCTCCCGGGGGCGGCTGTGAGACTAGGGTCCATGCGGAACGCCACCCAGGATCGGGGGGTGAGGGAGGTCGCAGCTCGGGAGCCGAGGCCGGAGGTGATCCTGAGCCCGAGGTCGAAGTCAAGGCTGGGGGCGGTCCCGAGTCCGAGGTCAAGGTCGAGGTTGGGGGCGGTCCTGAGCCCGAGgtcgaagtcgaggctgcccgGTTGGCCCCCCAGTTCACCTTTGGGCTCGCCTCGGATGAGGAGAGCGGAAGTGGGGGTGACGACGACAACGTGGGCGACGAAGACTGGGACGACGTCGTCAGCGGCGCCGGCCTCGGGGGCCTGGGCACCCCGTGA